In Rhizobium sp. WSM4643, the following are encoded in one genomic region:
- a CDS encoding circularly permuted type 2 ATP-grasp protein, with protein MGKKPAVERREEAEDRIAKNAAFDYAPHPDTADEMVDNDGAVRPVWQNFLSHLSAMPEKDLAERFARADRYLRDAGVFYRAYGSKGTGERAWPISHIPVLIDEREWQTLSAGLVQRADLLEAIIADIYGDNRLVEEGFLPPALIAANPEFQRPLAGIKPASGHYLHFCAFEIGRGPDGNWWVLADRTQAPSGAGFALESRVATTRAFSDIYAETPVHRLASFFGAFRDALQGMKHSGDDRIAVLTPGPANETYYEHAYIARYLGFMLLEGEDLTVVKGRVMVRTVAGLKPIGVLWRRLDSAFADPLELNQNSHIGTPGLVEALRAESLTIVNALGTGILETRALLAFMPTICHHLLGEDLHLPSIATWWCGQEEEREHVAKNIEKMVIGPAYSRAPFFDDNGESVLGSSLRAAAKDSITDWLSSDGPKLVGQEVVTLSTTPAWVDGKLVPRPMSLRVFAARTANGWQIMPGGFARIGSGADVAAIAMQSGGAAADVWIVSDKPVERHTLLPAEGSFTRNMPGSLPSRAADNLFWLGRYIERAEGALRILRAWHARYAEAADPSQPLLADVSDYLTAVDIDTADAVPETLLRNIDSAVYSASNIRDRFSPDGWLALNDLAKTARRFHVTVAAGDDASHAMTILLRKLAGFAGLMHENMYRFTGWRFLSLGRYIERGLHMTRLLGHMSGPEAPDGALDMLLEIGDSVMTHRRRYNVNTARLTVTDLLALDPLNPRSVLFQVNEIHHEVEQLPNAMINGQMSPFYREAMRLHSGLAVMTPEGMGVEVYQRLERELEQLSDLLAQTYLG; from the coding sequence ATGGGCAAGAAGCCGGCAGTGGAGCGCAGGGAAGAGGCAGAGGACCGCATCGCCAAGAATGCGGCCTTCGACTATGCGCCGCATCCCGATACCGCCGATGAGATGGTCGACAATGACGGCGCCGTCCGCCCCGTCTGGCAAAATTTCCTCTCGCATCTGAGCGCAATGCCGGAAAAGGATCTCGCCGAGCGTTTCGCCCGCGCCGATCGCTACCTCCGTGATGCCGGCGTCTTCTATCGCGCCTATGGCAGCAAGGGCACCGGCGAGCGAGCCTGGCCGATCTCGCATATCCCCGTGCTGATCGACGAACGCGAATGGCAGACGCTGTCGGCGGGCCTCGTCCAGCGCGCCGATCTGCTGGAAGCGATCATCGCCGATATCTACGGCGACAACCGGCTGGTGGAGGAGGGTTTCCTGCCGCCGGCACTGATCGCCGCCAATCCCGAATTCCAGCGCCCGCTCGCCGGCATCAAGCCGGCATCCGGCCATTATCTGCATTTCTGCGCCTTCGAAATCGGCCGCGGGCCTGACGGCAACTGGTGGGTGCTGGCCGACAGGACGCAGGCTCCCTCAGGCGCTGGTTTCGCGCTGGAAAGCCGCGTCGCGACGACCCGTGCCTTCTCGGATATCTATGCCGAAACCCCGGTCCATCGCCTCGCCTCCTTCTTCGGCGCCTTCCGCGACGCGCTACAGGGTATGAAACATTCGGGCGACGACCGCATCGCCGTACTGACACCCGGCCCCGCCAATGAGACCTACTACGAACACGCCTACATCGCCCGCTATCTCGGCTTCATGCTGCTCGAGGGCGAGGATCTGACCGTCGTCAAGGGCCGTGTCATGGTGCGCACCGTCGCCGGCTTGAAGCCGATCGGCGTGCTCTGGCGCCGTCTCGATTCGGCGTTTGCCGACCCGCTGGAGTTGAACCAAAATTCGCATATCGGCACGCCCGGCCTCGTGGAAGCGCTGCGCGCCGAAAGCCTCACCATCGTCAATGCGCTCGGCACCGGTATTCTTGAAACCCGGGCGCTTCTCGCCTTCATGCCGACCATCTGTCACCATCTGCTTGGCGAGGATCTGCATTTGCCCTCGATCGCTACCTGGTGGTGCGGTCAGGAGGAAGAGCGCGAGCACGTGGCAAAAAACATCGAAAAGATGGTCATCGGCCCTGCCTATTCCCGTGCCCCCTTCTTCGACGATAACGGCGAATCCGTGCTCGGCTCATCGCTGCGCGCGGCTGCCAAGGATTCGATCACCGACTGGCTGAGTTCGGACGGCCCGAAGCTCGTCGGCCAGGAGGTCGTCACGCTGTCGACCACACCCGCCTGGGTGGACGGCAAGCTCGTGCCGCGGCCGATGTCGCTGCGCGTCTTCGCCGCGCGCACCGCAAACGGCTGGCAGATCATGCCCGGCGGTTTTGCCCGCATCGGCTCCGGCGCCGATGTCGCGGCGATCGCCATGCAGTCCGGCGGTGCGGCCGCCGATGTCTGGATCGTCAGTGACAAACCGGTCGAGCGCCACACGCTGCTGCCCGCCGAAGGCAGCTTCACCCGCAACATGCCGGGCAGCCTGCCGAGTCGGGCGGCCGACAACCTGTTCTGGCTCGGCCGCTACATCGAGCGCGCCGAAGGGGCGCTGCGCATCCTGCGCGCCTGGCATGCACGTTACGCCGAAGCTGCCGATCCGAGCCAGCCGCTGCTCGCCGATGTCTCCGACTATCTCACGGCCGTCGATATCGATACTGCCGACGCCGTGCCGGAAACGCTGCTGCGCAACATCGACAGCGCCGTTTATTCGGCCAGCAACATCCGCGACCGTTTCTCGCCGGACGGCTGGCTGGCGCTCAACGATCTCGCCAAGACCGCCCGCCGCTTCCACGTCACCGTCGCCGCCGGTGACGATGCCAGCCACGCGATGACGATCCTCTTGCGGAAGCTTGCAGGCTTCGCCGGTCTCATGCATGAAAACATGTACCGCTTCACCGGCTGGCGGTTCCTTTCGCTCGGCCGTTATATCGAACGCGGCCTGCACATGACGCGCCTGCTCGGCCACATGTCGGGCCCGGAAGCGCCTGACGGCGCGCTCGATATGCTGCTGGAGATCGGCGACAGCGTCATGACCCATCGCCGCCGCTATAACGTCAACACCGCGCGGCTGACCGTCACCGACCTCTTGGCGCTCGACCCGCTCAACCCGCGTTCGGTTCTCTTCCAGGTGAACGAGATCCATCACGAGGTCGAACAACTGCCGAATGCCATGATCAACGGCCAGATGTCGCCCTTCTACCGCGAGGCGATGCGGCTCCATTCCGGCCTGGCGGTGATGACGCCGGAGGGGATGGGCGTCGAAGTCTATCAGCGACTGGAACGCGAATTGGAGCAACTCTCCGATCTGCTCGCCCAAACCTATCTCGGGTGA